The DNA window GCAAATTCGAGCAATTCGGCTTCGGTCATGTCGAAATTGCCCATCCGGTAGGACCGCTCGTCGAGCGCGGTCGAGACGATCAGCGGGACATCGCGGCTCACATCGGGCGCGTCGGGGGCGAAGGGATGGCGCGGCAAAACCTTGCCATCGACGACCGGCGCGAAGGATGTGGGTGCCTCGCCCTTTGCACGTGCGGCGGCCTCCAGCTTGGCCTGCGTTTGCAGCAGCGTGGTCCACGGCACGGCCTGCAGCGCGTCGGTATCGCCCGGTGCGATGTCGAGCGCCTTGAGGAGCCGCGCGGTGTTCGCATTGGCCATCTCCTCGGGCATCATGCGCAGGGCGGACCCGCTCATCACGCCGGCGCGGTGGAACAGGCCCTTGCCGCTCGGCATCGCCATCAGCGTGCTGGTCTTCGCGCCGCCGCCCGACTGGCCATAGACGAGCACGCGCGCCGGATCGCCGCCGAACGCCTCGACATTGTCGCGCACCCATGCCAGCGCGGCGACGATATCCTGCATGCCTACGGTGCCGGACGAGGCAAAGCGATCGCCTCCCGCTTCGGCGAGATGGAGGAAGCCGAGCGCCCCGAGGCGGTGGGTGACCGAGATCACCACACTGTCCGAGAAGCGCGCCATCGCCTCACCGTCCATGCCGAGCCCGTTACCCGAACCGCCGTAGAATCCGCCGCCGTGCAGCACGACGATCACCGGCTTCCTGGCGGTATTCGAGAGCGTGGGAGACCAAAGATTGAGGGCAAGATTGTCCTCGCCCGGGCCGGCAGGCTGATTCTCGAACATGATGAGATCGGCGTAATCGTGCCGCCGGTCACCCGGCACCTGCGGCGCGCTGTCGGAATATTGCAGGGCGCTGCGGATCCCGGCCCATTTCTCGACCGGTTGCGGCGGCATGAAGCGGTTCGCCCCCGATGTCGGCGCGCCGTAGCGAACGCCCAGGAACTTCGCGATACCGCCCGCCATCATCCCGCGCAGGCGACCGTTCGTCGTTTCCACGACGGGAAAAATCTCGGCGGCTGACAAGGGGCCCGTCATGGCGAGGAAGCCTCCCGCCATCGCCGCGCCAAGGAATCCCCGCCGACTCGGCGAAAACAGCGTTCCCATTCGATACTCTCCCAAATTCGGTATGGCTTTTGCCAAATCCGCAGGCAGCGTAACGCGTAACGAAAAATAAAACAATCGTGACTGTCGGTAAATTCGTGCTTAGGGTATGGACTTCAAGACGACAGCGCAGACAATCAGGGCGAAAACGCCCTTTTTCACAGGGAAGAGGATATCGAGATGGCGACGAAAGCCGGAAGCATCTGGAATTTCGGGTATGTAATTTCGGCAGCGGTGGGCATGTCCCTTGCCGGTTGCTCGACCACGGGCGCAGTCGATGCGGGGGCGGCAGAGACTGTCGCCAGCGACAGCCCGGTCTTGTCGACCAGCCTTGGACCCGTGCGCGGTACCACCAGCGAAGCAGGCGATGTGATGATCTTCCGCGGCGTGCGTTACGGCGCGTCGACTGAAGGGATGCGTTTTCAGGAAGCCGCCGATCCCGAGCCGTGGCGCGCGGCCCGCGATGCGACCGAATTCGGTCCCGACTGTCCGCAGCGGCCAAGCGGTGACGTCCCGGTTTTTGCGTCATGGGTAAACGACCTGCCGCAGAGCGAGGACTGCCTGTTCCTCAATGTCTGGACCCGCGGCACCAATGACGGGAAGAAGCGCCCGATCATGGTCTGGCTGCACGGCGGCGGTTACGTGACCGGGTCGGGCTCCAGCCACGGCTATGACGGCACACGCCTGGCGCAACGCGGCGACGTGGTGGTCGTGACCATCAACCATCGGCTCAACGGGTTCGGCTATCTCTATCTCGGTGGTGTCTCCGGCGATCCGAAATATGCCCATGCGGGCAATCTCGGCAGTCTCGACGCGATCAAGGCGCTGGAATGGGTGCGCGACAATGCGGCAGCGATCGGCGGGGACCCGGACAATGTGACGATCTTTGGTGAATCGGGCGGGGCTGCGAAGGTCTCTACCCTCATGGCCATGGAGGCGGCCGACGGCCTGTTCGACCGCGCCATTGCGCAGTCAGGCTCGATGTCGCTGGCAGGCTTCGAGCCGCGGCTCGCGACCGCGCTAACGAAGAACATCTTCGAAACCGCCGGGCTGGAGCCGGGGGACGTCGAGGGTCTCGCTGCGCTACCGATGGAAGACTACGTCAAGGTGTTGATGAAATCGCGCACGCGGGCAGCCTATTTCCGCCCGGTCGTCGATGGCAGCTCGCTGACGCGGCAGCCGTTCTCGCCCGATGCGACGCCCGTATCCGCCGATATCCCGCTGCTGGTGGGTACGAACCGCACCGAAATGCGACTGCAGGCAGGCCTCGCCGATCCCGGCAATTTCTCTCTGGCATGGGACCAGCTTCCCGAGAAGATCGCAGGTGTGGTAGGCGATGCCGACGCAGACCAGATCATCGCGGGAATGCGCGCTGCCCATCCCGATGCCGATGCGAGCGAGATCTTCTTCCAGACCGCCACGTTCCAGAACTATCGCGGCACGGCGCTCCGGCAGGCCGAACGCAAGAGCGCCCAGAACCAGGCGCCGGTCTACATGTACCGGCTCGACTGGGAGACACCGGTCGCGGGAGGAATTCTGAAGTCGCCGCACGCGCTCGACATCGCGTTCGTGTTCGACAACGTGGCCCGTTCGACCTCCTACACCGGGACCGGGCCGGACCAACAGCGCATGGCCGATCTGATGTCGGAAGCGTGGATCGCCTTTGCCAAGACGGGCAATCCCAACACGCCGGTCCTGCCGCAATGGCCGCGCTATACCCAAACGAACCGTGCAACGATGATCTTCGACACCGATCCCGAGGTGGTACTCGATCCCGACAAGGCGGAGCGCGAACTCCTGCAGAGCCTCCTGTCGGAAGGGCGGTCTCAATAATGGCGTGAGCGGCTTCGGCGCAGGCTTTCCGCGTTGAGGTGATCCGCCGGGCAAAGGAGGGCCGGGTAAGACCGGTCCGCAAACACCGACGATAGATCGACGCGACCTGCGGCAAAGCCAGTTTGGCCGGGCGGCAGGTCGCTGATGGTTTCTGTTGCGAGCCAAACCTGCCGCCTGCCTGCAGTACTCAAGGCAGAAGGGCGTCGTGGACGCTTGCAGAACGAGCCAGACACTGTCACAAGCAGTTTTATTCACTCACGAGTGAGTTAAATCAGTTTGCGATTGCAGGGAGAGGCTATCGTGACATCGACACAAGCTGACGGGGTGGCCGACACCCCCTATACACGACCGCGTTACCGCTATTTCGTGCTGGCGGTCCTGACGCTGGTCTATTCGCTCAATTTCGTCGACCGGCAGCTGCTGGTGATCCTGCAGGAGCAGATCAAGGCGGAACTCGTCCTGTCCGACACGCAGTTGGGCCTGCTGTCGGGCTTCGCCTTCGCGGTCTTCTATGTCGCTTGCGGCATTCCGATCGCGCGCTGGGCCGATCGCGGCAACCGGCGCAATATCGTGGCGCTCGCGCTCACGGTTTGGAGCGGGATGACGGCGGTCAGCGGGTTGGCGCAGAACTACACCCACCTGTTGCTAGCGCGGATCGGGGTCGGCGTGGGCGAGGCGGGGGGCAGCCCTCCGGCGCACTCGATGATCTCCGACATCTTCCGCAAGGAAGAGCGCGCGACCGCGTTCTCGATCTACAATATCGGGATCTATATCGGCATCCTGCTGGGCTTCGCGTTCGGCGGTCTGGTGGCCGAGACTTTCGGCTGGCGTGTCGCCTTCTTCGTCGTCGGACTGCCGGGCATCGCGGTTGCGCTGCTAATGAGATTGTCCGTCCGCGAACCGTTGCGCGGCTGGGCCGAGAACACGCGCGAGAAGGATGCCGTCCCGCCGCCTTTCCTGGTGGTGCTCAAGTTCCTCTGGTCGCGTCGCTCGTTCCGCAATCTTGCGCTTGCAGGCAGTCTCCAGGCATTGGTGATCTACGGGATCGGCAACTGGCTGCCGTCCTATTTCCTGCGCAACTTCGACATCAGCCTGGGCGAACTGGGCGTGTGGATGGCGTTGACCGCGGGTTTCGGCGGGGGTGCGGGCTCGTTCTTCGGCGGCTGGATCGCCGATCGACTGGGCTTGCGCGATGCGCGCTGGTATTTGTGGACCCCGGCGATCCTGATGCTCGGGATCACGCCCCTGCTGCTGATCATGCTCAACACGGGGAATCTGATCCTCGCGCTATCGCTGACGGGCGTATTCCACTTCCTCTCCGCATCCTATCTCGGCCCGGCACTGGCGACATCGCATGCGCTTGTCGGCCTGCGGATGCGCGCGCTTACGTCGGCGATCTTCTTCTTCTGCATCAATCTGATCGGACTTGGTCTCGGCCCGGTGATCACCGGCTATCTCAGCGATCGCTTTGCGGCGAACGGCATGGACGGGCCTCTTGGCACCGCGATGCTCATCACCGGCTGCATCGCTTCGCTGTGGGGCGGGCTGCACTACGTGATTGCGGCGCGCTCGGTGCGGCAGGACCTGCTCGACAGTCCCAGCTACCAGGCGCCCTGAGCCAGGCAGGTAGGGCGGACGCGCTACAGCGTCTGCCCGTCGTCGAGCTTGATGACCGAGCCGGTGACTTGCGCGCTGGCGTTGGAGAGAAGAAACAGCAGCGGCTCGTCGAGCATCGTGAAATCGGCCAGCCGGCGGCGCGGGAAAAGATCGAGTTGCTGGCGGCCGGCTTCGGAAGCGAACCACTCCGCATTTAGGTCGCTCGGCATGTAGCCGGGGGCGAGTGCGTTGACGTTGGGGCCGCGACGCGCCCATTCGCGCGCCAGCATCCGCGTCATGTGCGAAACCGCGGCCTTGGAAACGCTGTAGGGCATCAGTCCGGGCACACAGATCTCCGCAGTGATCGACGATATCATGACGATGCGCCCGTCCTCGGTCCGGCCCGCTGCGCGCAAACGTCTCGCCGCTTCGCGCGCAACGAGGAAGGCGCCGCGGACATTCACGGCGTAAACCGCATCGAAGTCCTCGACCGAAATCTCGGTCGCGCGGCCCGAGCGTTCGATCCCCGCATTGGCGATGACCGAGTCGACAGGGCCGAACTGCGCCTCGGCCGCATCGAACGCCGCGGTGACCGAAGCTTCCTCCGCTACATCGAGCGGCACGGCAAGCGCGCGTCCACCGCGATCGCGGATGGCCGCGGCCAGATTTTCGAGCCGGTCGAGTCGCCGCGCGCCGAGCACCACAGCCGCACCAGCGCCCGCGCATAATTCTGCAAAGTGTGCACCAAGCCCGCCCGAAGCGCCGGTGATCATCACCGTGCGGCCAGCAAGTTTCGAATGTTTTTCCATGCGTTAGCTCTCCTTCTTGCCATCTCTACAGAGGCGGATTGTTGTTGAACATATATTATTCACACACACGATAGTGAAGGTTGACAGGGCTATTTACCGGAGTAGGTTCGCGACCTGCCGACGACGGGAGAAACCGGCGCGGCACATGGGAGAGAGAACATGATTCGCAGGCTCGTTGCGTCGACCTCGGCGCTCGCTATCGCCATCTGGGCGGCCCCCGCCATGGCGCAGTCGCAAACCCCGGAACCCGCATCGCAGGACGACAACGATCCCGAGGAAGCTCAGGAGATCGAGGATCTGTCGCCCTCGGCGGAAGTGGCGACTGGCAACCGCATCGTCGTCACCGCCACGCGGCGCGAGACGGACCTGCAGGACGTGCCGCTCAGCGTCACCGTGTTCCAGCAGGAAGACCTCAACGAGCAGGGCATCGTCGGCTATGAGCGGCTGGCGCGCGAAACGCCGGGCGTGGTGATCAACCGGCCGACCCAGAACTTCAACAATTTCACCGCCCGCGGCATCTCGACCAACGGTTACAGCGCCGGCCTCCAGGCCCCGGTGGCAATCTATATCGACGAATTGCCGATCTCGGCGAATGGCAATTCGACGATCCTCGATCCCAACCTTTACGACGTCGAGCGGGTCGAATTCCTGCGCGGGCCGCAGGGGACGCTGTTCGGTTCGGGTTCGCTTGCAGGTGCGATGCGGATCATCACCAACAGTCCGAACCCCAATGCGTTCGAAGCCTCGGCGCTGGTCGATCTGGGGTTCACCGAAGAAGGCGGTCTGCGTCAGCGCTATAACGGCATGGTGAACGTGCCGCTGGTCGAGGATGTGATGGGCCTCCGCGCGGTCGGATATTATCGCAACGAGGATGGCTGGGTCGACAATATCGGCACCGGGATCGACAATGCCAATTCGATCGAGGCCTATGGTATCCGCGCTGCCGTGCTGATCGAACCGAGCGATGATTTCTCGGTCAAGTTCTCGGTCAACAAGGAAGTGAGCAATCCGGCCGATTCCTCGCTCACCAACCCCGATCTCGGCACCTATGTCCGCCGCACGGCCAAGCCGGACCTGTTCAGCAGCGACCTGCTGGCCCTCAACATGACGGTCAATGTCGACCTTGGGTTTGCCGAGCTGGTCAGCTCGACGACCTATTCCGATCTCGTCGGCGATTTCATCGTCGATCTGGCGGGGACCTATAACCAGCTCGTCCCGTTCTCGCTCGACGCGGTGGGGGCCGACGATATCATCGTGCAGGAAATCCGCCTCGCTTCGACCCATGGTGGGCCGTTCGAATGGATCGTCGGGGGCTTCTACTTCGACAAGCGGCGCGAGGTCGATTACGACTATCGCTCGACGCCGGAATTCTTCGCTCAGACCGGCGTGACCGCGTTCCCCGACCTCTATTACCAGAGCTACAAGAACTACACCGACATCGGCGAAAAGGCTGTGTTTGGTGAACTGACCTATCGGTTCAGCGAGAATTTCTGGGTCACCGGAGGCTTGCGCTACGGCCAGGTCGACGTTCAGACCACGACGCGCGGCAACGGCTATACCAGCAACTTCCTGACGGTGGGTTTCTGCACGGTGTTCCGCCCGCAATGCGGCGGCTTCGTGCCCGCACTCGCGATCACGCCTGTCCAGCCGTCCAAGGGAGCTCTGGCGTCGGACGACAAGCTATCGTGGAAGGCGAGCGCGTCGTTCAAGCCGAGCGATAATGTCACCACCTACGCCACCGTTTCGACAGGCTTTCGCCCGCCGGTGGTCAATGCGCGGGCAGGGCTCGCGCCGCCTGCGAGTTCGCCGGACGACATCGTGATCCCCGACGGGGCAACCTCGGACAAGCTGACCAATTACGAGGTCGGGTTCAAAGGCAGCTTCTTCAACAATCGGTTCACCGCCAACATTGCAGCCTTCTACATCGACTGGAACAATATCCAGGTCCAGGCCAACCGCGTGTCCGATACGGTCCAGTTCGCGACCAATATCGGCGGGGCGGTGAGCAAGGGCATCGAGGTCGAGTTGGTCGCCTTTCCCACCAAGGGACTGCGACTGGCGGCCAACGGCGCCTATATCGACGCCAAGATCGACGACCTCTCGGCGCAGGAAGCCGCGATTTCTGGTGCGGTCGACGGGGTGCGGCTGGCAGCGCCTGAATTCTCGGGCTCGGCCACGGCGACCTACACCTTCCCGGTGAGCAGCCAGGCCGATGCGTTCGTCACAAGCAATGTGTCCTATGTCGGCTCATATCCCGGCCTTCTGCCCAACGTCCCGGGTCAGCCCGGCGTGCCGTCCCCGCAATACGACGTGACCGACGAATACGTGTTCGTGAACGCCTATGCCGGGGTGCGCTTTGGCGCGGACCTTTCGGTAACGCTCTATGTCGAGAACGTGTTCGAAAGCGAAGCCATCACCTATGTGCACCCTGAAGCCTTCCTTGACGGACGTTACGCCCGGCTTCGTCCGCGCACCATCGGCCTGCGAACCAGCTATGTGTTCTGATCGGCGGAACTGGATCGCGCGCATGGGTACGTCATGTCTCGCGGCACTCGCGTCTGTGGCACTGTCTGCTTGCGCGAGCGCGCCGGCAACGAGCGGTGCCGACACTAACCGGCCCGTGATCGCCGCACCCGTCGGCAAGGTCGCGGGCCGCATCCAAGACGGAATCGCGAGCTACAAGGGCATTCCCTACGCCGCCGCGCCGACCGGCGAGCGGCGGTGGAAGCCCCCGGTGGCCGCTTCCGGTTGGACAGGCGTGCGCGATGCGGGCGAATTCGGCCCCTCCTGCTTCCAGCCGGTCGCGCGGGATAGCGCCAATTCGATCTATCGCGACGATGTCGGCGAACTGAGCGAGGATTGCCTCTCGCTCAATGTCTGGACCCCGGGGGATGCGCGGAACGCTCCGGTTTTCGTGTGGATCCACGGTGGCGCGCTGGTTTCGGGCGGGACCCGCCGTGGAATGTATGACGGAGCAAGATTTGCTCGTGAAGGCGTGATCTTCGTCTCGATCAACTATCGGCTCGGGGCGCTCGGCTATCTCGCTTACCCCGAACTGAGCGCCGAATCCCCGCGCGGCATCTCGGGGAACTATGGACTGCTCGACCAGATCGAGGCGCTCCGCTGGATCCAGCGCAATATCGCATCGTTCGGCGGCGATCCGGACAACGTCACCGTGGCGGGGGAATCCGCCGGCGCGCTGAGCGTGATGTACCTGATGGCATCGCCCGATGCGCGCGGA is part of the Alteriqipengyuania halimionae genome and encodes:
- a CDS encoding carboxylesterase/lipase family protein, with amino-acid sequence MAGGFLAMTGPLSAAEIFPVVETTNGRLRGMMAGGIAKFLGVRYGAPTSGANRFMPPQPVEKWAGIRSALQYSDSAPQVPGDRRHDYADLIMFENQPAGPGEDNLALNLWSPTLSNTARKPVIVVLHGGGFYGGSGNGLGMDGEAMARFSDSVVISVTHRLGALGFLHLAEAGGDRFASSGTVGMQDIVAALAWVRDNVEAFGGDPARVLVYGQSGGGAKTSTLMAMPSGKGLFHRAGVMSGSALRMMPEEMANANTARLLKALDIAPGDTDALQAVPWTTLLQTQAKLEAAARAKGEAPTSFAPVVDGKVLPRHPFAPDAPDVSRDVPLIVSTALDERSYRMGNFDMTEAELLEFARGRAGERAKEVVDLYRDESPEEKPFLLAARMDSDIWFRKGAFAQAELKAKQGGAPVWSYLWTWPSPAYGGRYGAVHGIDVAPSLHSVRGGLNGPNANSLAMADRIAGSWAAFAASGDPNNKYLPDWPAYDSENRATMIMSQDPHVENDPRSQFRDIWAEIGASRGSAS
- a CDS encoding carboxylesterase/lipase family protein, whose amino-acid sequence is MATKAGSIWNFGYVISAAVGMSLAGCSTTGAVDAGAAETVASDSPVLSTSLGPVRGTTSEAGDVMIFRGVRYGASTEGMRFQEAADPEPWRAARDATEFGPDCPQRPSGDVPVFASWVNDLPQSEDCLFLNVWTRGTNDGKKRPIMVWLHGGGYVTGSGSSHGYDGTRLAQRGDVVVVTINHRLNGFGYLYLGGVSGDPKYAHAGNLGSLDAIKALEWVRDNAAAIGGDPDNVTIFGESGGAAKVSTLMAMEAADGLFDRAIAQSGSMSLAGFEPRLATALTKNIFETAGLEPGDVEGLAALPMEDYVKVLMKSRTRAAYFRPVVDGSSLTRQPFSPDATPVSADIPLLVGTNRTEMRLQAGLADPGNFSLAWDQLPEKIAGVVGDADADQIIAGMRAAHPDADASEIFFQTATFQNYRGTALRQAERKSAQNQAPVYMYRLDWETPVAGGILKSPHALDIAFVFDNVARSTSYTGTGPDQQRMADLMSEAWIAFAKTGNPNTPVLPQWPRYTQTNRATMIFDTDPEVVLDPDKAERELLQSLLSEGRSQ
- a CDS encoding spinster family MFS transporter; the protein is MTSTQADGVADTPYTRPRYRYFVLAVLTLVYSLNFVDRQLLVILQEQIKAELVLSDTQLGLLSGFAFAVFYVACGIPIARWADRGNRRNIVALALTVWSGMTAVSGLAQNYTHLLLARIGVGVGEAGGSPPAHSMISDIFRKEERATAFSIYNIGIYIGILLGFAFGGLVAETFGWRVAFFVVGLPGIAVALLMRLSVREPLRGWAENTREKDAVPPPFLVVLKFLWSRRSFRNLALAGSLQALVIYGIGNWLPSYFLRNFDISLGELGVWMALTAGFGGGAGSFFGGWIADRLGLRDARWYLWTPAILMLGITPLLLIMLNTGNLILALSLTGVFHFLSASYLGPALATSHALVGLRMRALTSAIFFFCINLIGLGLGPVITGYLSDRFAANGMDGPLGTAMLITGCIASLWGGLHYVIAARSVRQDLLDSPSYQAP
- a CDS encoding SDR family NAD(P)-dependent oxidoreductase; protein product: MEKHSKLAGRTVMITGASGGLGAHFAELCAGAGAAVVLGARRLDRLENLAAAIRDRGGRALAVPLDVAEEASVTAAFDAAEAQFGPVDSVIANAGIERSGRATEISVEDFDAVYAVNVRGAFLVAREAARRLRAAGRTEDGRIVMISSITAEICVPGLMPYSVSKAAVSHMTRMLAREWARRGPNVNALAPGYMPSDLNAEWFASEAGRQQLDLFPRRRLADFTMLDEPLLFLLSNASAQVTGSVIKLDDGQTL
- a CDS encoding TonB-dependent receptor — protein: MIRRLVASTSALAIAIWAAPAMAQSQTPEPASQDDNDPEEAQEIEDLSPSAEVATGNRIVVTATRRETDLQDVPLSVTVFQQEDLNEQGIVGYERLARETPGVVINRPTQNFNNFTARGISTNGYSAGLQAPVAIYIDELPISANGNSTILDPNLYDVERVEFLRGPQGTLFGSGSLAGAMRIITNSPNPNAFEASALVDLGFTEEGGLRQRYNGMVNVPLVEDVMGLRAVGYYRNEDGWVDNIGTGIDNANSIEAYGIRAAVLIEPSDDFSVKFSVNKEVSNPADSSLTNPDLGTYVRRTAKPDLFSSDLLALNMTVNVDLGFAELVSSTTYSDLVGDFIVDLAGTYNQLVPFSLDAVGADDIIVQEIRLASTHGGPFEWIVGGFYFDKRREVDYDYRSTPEFFAQTGVTAFPDLYYQSYKNYTDIGEKAVFGELTYRFSENFWVTGGLRYGQVDVQTTTRGNGYTSNFLTVGFCTVFRPQCGGFVPALAITPVQPSKGALASDDKLSWKASASFKPSDNVTTYATVSTGFRPPVVNARAGLAPPASSPDDIVIPDGATSDKLTNYEVGFKGSFFNNRFTANIAAFYIDWNNIQVQANRVSDTVQFATNIGGAVSKGIEVELVAFPTKGLRLAANGAYIDAKIDDLSAQEAAISGAVDGVRLAAPEFSGSATATYTFPVSSQADAFVTSNVSYVGSYPGLLPNVPGQPGVPSPQYDVTDEYVFVNAYAGVRFGADLSVTLYVENVFESEAITYVHPEAFLDGRYARLRPRTIGLRTSYVF